One segment of Vicia villosa cultivar HV-30 ecotype Madison, WI unplaced genomic scaffold, Vvil1.0 ctg.001771F_1_1, whole genome shotgun sequence DNA contains the following:
- the LOC131636533 gene encoding uncharacterized protein LOC131636533: MIDMSWIDKPIKSKEFKDGVVQFLDFAFSNAAINGQILCPCITCGFNHSGNRVEVFTHLLRKGFPSKYTFWNMHGEKEVQPNVQSADQVDAPPTRQHPMQDMLNDVFGVVFDQGVQDSGPSNIPNSEHPMISEDMSNEDLNKVKELMEDGNQELYLGCTKYSKLSFIVRLYHIKILCGATDKTFSMIIELLNDVFPHAKLPASFYEAKKMIKRIGLSYNKIHACPNHCMLYWGSLEDEKRDKCKICTTSRWKLDENNSSSNDVMEATKKKQKPAKILRHFPLIPRLQRLYTSSKTAELLKWHAMVANPDGLLRHPRDSKAWKEFDSFYPEFSLDPRNVRLALATDGFNPFGTLSSSNSIWPVMLYLYNYPPWYCMKPTSLIMSMIIPGPKMPGNKIDVYLQPLVAELNQLWIGVDAYDISTKEMFQMRAALFCTISDFPGLDNLSGWNTHTLLACPSCMFDTKSKRLRFGKKNCFMGHRQYLPPDHKYRCNTKSFDGCEEHSLAPLQMSGSDTLRQIEEYLKKAHDEGTSEAGPQQWKKKKYILEFTLLGA, translated from the coding sequence ATGATTGATATGAGTTGGATCGACAAACCCATAAAATCAAAAGAGTTTAAAGACGGAGTAGTCCAATTTTTGGACTTTGCCTTTTCCAACGCAGCAATCAATGGACAAATATTGTGTCCTTGTATTACATGCGGATTTAATCACTCGGGTAATAGAGTTGAAGTGTTTACTCATCTCCTTCGAAAGGGATTTCCTAGCAAGTACACATTTTGGAACATGCATGGGGAAAAAGAAGTTCAACCCAATGTTCAATCAGCAGACCAAGTAGATGCACCCCCAACTAGACAACATCCCATGCAAGATATGTTAAATGATGTCTTTGGAGTGGTATTTGATCAAGGAGTTCAAGACTCAGGGCCATCAAATATTCCTAATAGCGAGCACCCAATGATTTCAGAGGATATGAGTAATGAAGATTTGAACAAAGTTAAGGAGTTGATGGAAGATGGGAATCAAGAACTCTATCTTGGATGCACAAAATATAGCAAACTATCGTTCATTGTTCGTCTCTACCATATAAAAATTTTATGTGGTGCAACAGATAAAACATTTTCGATGATTATTGAGCTTCTAAATGATGTATTTCCCCATGCTAAACTACCGGCATCTTTCTATGAAGCAAAAAAGATGATCAAGAGGATAGGTTTGAGTTACAATAAGATACATGCTTGTCCAAATCATTGCATGTTGTATTGGGGATCACTAGAGGATGAGAAAAGAGATAAATGTAAAATATGTACTACATCTAGATGGAAGTTAGATGAAAATAATAGTTCTTCAAATGACGTGATGGAAGCTACAAAAAAGAAACAGAAACCGGCAAAAATATTGCGACATTTCCCACTTATTCCAAGGTTGCAGAGGTTGTACACGTCTTCTAAAACTGCAGAGTTATTGAAATGGCATGCTATGGTGGCAAATCCTGATGGGTTATTAAGGCATCCTAGAGATAGTAAAGCATGGAAAGAGTTTGATTCCTTTTATCCAGAATTCTCTTTAGATCCTCGTAATGTTCGACTCGCATTAGCTACCGATGGTTTCAATCCATTTGGAACTTTAAGTTCTTCTAATAGCATCTGGCCTGTGATGTTGTATCTTTATAACTATCCACCATGGTATTGTATGAAGCCCACTTCTCTTATCATGTCAATGATAATCCCTGGACCTAAGATGCCTGGAAACAAAATTGATGTTTACTTGCAGCCTCTAGTTGCGGAGTTAAATCAATTATGGATCGGTGTTGATGCTTATGATATCTCAACTAAAGAAATGTTTCAAATGCGAGCTGCATTGTTTTGTACAATTAGTGACTTTCCTGGTCTTGATAACTTATCTGGGTGGAATACACACACATTGCTTGCTTGTCCATCTTGTATGTTTGATACAAAATCTAAAAGGCTGAGATTTGGTAAGAAAAATTGTTTCATGGGTCACCGCCAATATTTACCCCCTGATCATAAGTATAGGTGCAATACAAAATCTTTTGATGGATGTGAGGAACATAGTCTTGCCCCTCTTCAAATGTCAGGTTCAGATACACTACGGCAAATTGAGGAGTATCTCAAAAAGGCTCATGATGAGGGTACAAGTGAGGCAGGCCCACAACaatggaagaaaaaaaagtatattttggaATTTACCTTATTGGGAGCATAA